A stretch of the Paenibacillus dendritiformis genome encodes the following:
- the recA gene encoding recombinase RecA yields the protein MSDRRAALEMALRQIEKQFGKGSIMKLGESNHMQVEIVPSGSLALDIALGIGGLPRGRIIEVYGPESSGKTTVALHAIAEVQKVGGQAAFIDAEHALDPAYASKLGVNIDELLLSQPDTGEQALEIAEALVRSGAVDIIVIDSVAALVPKAEIEGEMGDSHVGLQARLMSQALRKLSGAISKSKTIAIFINQLREKVGVMFGNPETTPGGRALKFYSTIRLDVRRVETIKQGNDMIGNRTRIKVVKNKVAPPFKQADIDIMYGEGISREGSIVDIGTEMDIIQKSGAWYSYEGERLGQGRENAKQFLKENPEIALTIENKVREASNLSTVVRNHSEHDAEEAEDALELELES from the coding sequence GTGTCAGATCGCCGCGCTGCATTAGAAATGGCATTGCGCCAAATCGAGAAACAATTCGGTAAAGGTTCGATCATGAAACTTGGCGAGTCCAACCACATGCAGGTTGAGATTGTGCCGAGCGGATCGTTGGCACTTGATATAGCTCTTGGAATCGGCGGATTGCCAAGAGGACGGATTATTGAAGTCTATGGACCGGAATCTTCCGGTAAGACGACGGTTGCGCTTCACGCGATTGCCGAGGTGCAGAAGGTTGGCGGACAAGCTGCGTTCATCGACGCGGAGCATGCGCTCGATCCTGCATACGCGAGCAAGCTTGGCGTGAACATCGACGAGTTGCTTCTGTCCCAGCCGGATACTGGGGAGCAGGCGCTCGAGATTGCCGAAGCGCTCGTTCGCAGCGGCGCGGTGGACATTATCGTCATCGACTCCGTCGCGGCTCTCGTGCCGAAGGCGGAGATTGAAGGGGAGATGGGAGATTCCCACGTCGGTCTGCAAGCGCGTCTCATGTCCCAGGCGCTTCGCAAATTGTCCGGGGCGATTAGCAAGTCCAAGACGATCGCGATCTTCATCAACCAGCTTCGCGAGAAGGTCGGCGTTATGTTCGGCAACCCGGAGACGACGCCGGGCGGCCGCGCATTGAAGTTCTATTCCACGATCCGGCTGGATGTCCGGCGGGTGGAGACGATCAAGCAGGGCAACGACATGATCGGGAACCGGACACGCATCAAGGTCGTGAAGAACAAGGTCGCGCCTCCATTCAAGCAGGCGGACATCGATATTATGTACGGCGAAGGGATTTCCCGCGAAGGAAGCATCGTAGATATCGGCACGGAGATGGACATTATTCAGAAGAGCGGGGCCTGGTATTCGTACGAGGGCGAGCGTCTGGGCCAAGGCCGTGAGAATGCGAAGCAGTTCCTGAAGGAAAATCCAGAGATCGCGCTGACGATCGAGAACAAGGTTCGTGAAGCAAGCAATTTGTCGACGGTGGTCCGGAACCATTCCGAGCATGATGCCGAAGAGGCGGAGGATGCTCTGGAGCTGGAACTGGAATCGTAA
- a CDS encoding competence/damage-inducible protein A — protein sequence MNAEIIAVGTELLLGEIVNTNAQFISQQLALLGIDVYFQTVVGDNPHRLRHVLETARTRSRLIILTGGLGPTMDDITKDIVAELLGRRTFLDEAAVGRMEQMFSRRGTPMVESNKRQAMVIEGAAVLPNATGLALGSALLADGTAFILLPGPPREMKPMFEQEVIPWLRGSGLLDHSVLHTRKLKFAGIGESKLEDMLRDLIEAQDHTTIATYAKEGEVLVRLATKTADEQEAAQRLGETESAIISRIGEYMFAAEDISLPEALLHLMSERNLTLSAAESCTGGLFAEMMTSVPGSSEVFQGGAVTYSNEMKERILGVPHELLEGEQAPGAVSAETAKAMAEGMQDIADTDFAIAITGVAGPGHSERKPVGLVYIAIAEKGRDTQVEELRLTGDRSTIRLRTVNAVMYRLWSRARQHG from the coding sequence ATGAATGCGGAAATCATTGCCGTAGGCACCGAGCTGCTGCTCGGCGAAATCGTCAACACGAATGCGCAGTTTATTTCGCAGCAATTGGCGCTGCTTGGCATCGACGTTTATTTTCAGACGGTGGTCGGAGATAATCCGCATCGGCTTCGCCATGTGCTTGAGACAGCGAGAACCCGTTCGCGGCTCATTATTTTGACCGGCGGCCTTGGGCCGACGATGGATGATATTACGAAGGATATCGTGGCCGAACTGCTGGGACGGAGAACCTTCCTGGACGAAGCGGCGGTGGGCAGGATGGAGCAAATGTTCTCCCGCCGGGGCACGCCTATGGTGGAGAGCAACAAGCGCCAGGCGATGGTGATCGAGGGGGCCGCGGTTCTGCCGAATGCGACGGGGCTTGCGCTTGGCAGCGCGCTGTTGGCGGACGGAACGGCCTTCATCCTGCTGCCGGGACCGCCGCGCGAGATGAAGCCGATGTTCGAGCAGGAAGTCATTCCGTGGCTGCGCGGCAGCGGATTGCTGGACCATTCGGTGCTGCATACGCGGAAGCTCAAATTCGCGGGAATTGGCGAGTCGAAGCTGGAGGATATGCTCCGCGACCTGATTGAGGCGCAGGACCATACGACGATTGCCACTTATGCGAAGGAAGGGGAAGTGCTGGTCCGCCTCGCGACGAAGACGGCGGATGAACAGGAAGCGGCGCAGCGTCTCGGAGAGACGGAGTCGGCCATTATAAGCCGTATCGGGGAATATATGTTCGCGGCGGAAGATATCTCTCTGCCCGAGGCGCTGCTCCACCTGATGAGCGAACGGAACCTTACGCTGTCTGCGGCCGAGAGCTGCACCGGCGGCTTGTTCGCCGAGATGATGACGTCCGTGCCGGGAAGCTCTGAGGTGTTCCAGGGGGGTGCCGTCACGTACTCGAACGAGATGAAGGAGCGAATCCTCGGCGTTCCGCACGAGCTTCTCGAAGGGGAGCAGGCGCCTGGAGCCGTCAGCGCCGAGACGGCGAAGGCGATGGCGGAAGGGATGCAGGACATCGCGGACACCGACTTCGCGATCGCGATCACGGGCGTCGCCGGACCGGGCCATTCCGAACGGAAGCCGGTCGGCCTCGTCTATATCGCCATCGCCGAGAAGGGGAGAGACACGCAGGTCGAGGAGCTTCGCTTGACGGGAGACCGTTCGACGATTCGTCTGAGAACGGTGAATGCGGTCATGTACCGGCTGTGGAGCCGTGCCCGTCAGCATGGCTAA
- the pgsA gene encoding CDP-diacylglycerol--glycerol-3-phosphate 3-phosphatidyltransferase, whose protein sequence is MNLANKITLTRIFLVPIMMFFLLVNFDYLPPIQIEDFYITYNQIIAALIFIIAASTDGVDGYIARKRKMVTNLGKLLDPLADKLLVAAVLISLVEMGKCDALIAIVIISREFAVTGLRQVALLEGTVMAASKWGKWKTATQITAIVAMLLNNFPFVLVGIPFDVISTWIAAIITIYSGIDYFVKNKSVLHFS, encoded by the coding sequence GTGAATCTGGCGAACAAGATCACGTTAACTCGCATATTTCTTGTGCCGATCATGATGTTCTTCTTGCTGGTGAATTTTGATTATTTGCCGCCGATTCAGATAGAAGACTTCTATATAACGTATAATCAGATTATCGCGGCTCTTATCTTCATTATTGCGGCCAGCACCGATGGCGTGGACGGCTATATCGCCCGCAAGCGCAAGATGGTGACGAACCTGGGCAAGCTGCTGGATCCGTTGGCAGACAAGCTGCTGGTGGCCGCCGTTCTCATCTCGCTGGTAGAGATGGGCAAATGCGACGCCTTGATCGCGATCGTCATCATCAGCCGCGAGTTCGCCGTTACGGGGCTTCGCCAGGTAGCTCTGCTGGAAGGGACGGTCATGGCGGCGAGCAAGTGGGGGAAATGGAAGACGGCCACCCAGATTACCGCCATCGTCGCGATGCTGCTGAACAATTTTCCGTTTGTTCTGGTGGGCATTCCGTTCGACGTGATCTCTACCTGGATCGCTGCTATCATTACGATCTATTCGGGTATTGATTATTTTGTCAAAAATAAAAGTGTGCTTCATTTCTCGTAG
- a CDS encoding YajQ family cyclic di-GMP-binding protein — protein sequence MNVAEYSFDIVSKMDMQELNNAVQQAVKEIGGRYDFKSSKSDISLDKNELVVLSDDEYKLKSVLDILQSKMIKRGLSPKNMQYGKIEPASGGTVRQRIQLKQGIEQDIAKKINILIRDSKLKVKSQIQGDQLRVTGKNKDDLQAVMQLLREADIPLDLQFTNYR from the coding sequence ATGAACGTGGCCGAGTACTCATTTGATATCGTATCGAAGATGGATATGCAGGAGTTGAATAACGCCGTCCAGCAAGCGGTGAAGGAGATCGGGGGACGGTATGATTTCAAGTCCAGCAAAAGCGACATCTCGCTGGACAAAAATGAACTGGTCGTCCTGTCCGACGACGAATATAAGCTGAAGAGCGTGCTCGATATTCTTCAATCGAAAATGATAAAACGGGGATTGTCGCCCAAAAATATGCAATATGGCAAAATCGAGCCGGCTTCGGGCGGTACGGTCCGCCAACGCATCCAGCTGAAGCAAGGCATCGAGCAGGATATCGCCAAAAAAATCAACATCTTGATTCGAGACTCCAAGTTGAAGGTGAAAAGTCAAATTCAGGGCGACCAGCTTCGGGTAACCGGCAAAAACAAAGATGATTTGCAGGCCGTTATGCAATTGCTGAGAGAAGCCGATATTCCATTGGATTTGCAATTTACGAATTACCGCTAA
- the rimO gene encoding 30S ribosomal protein S12 methylthiotransferase RimO codes for MTEQIKIVTLGCDKNLVDSEIMSGIMDQYGHELVENAEDATVIIVNTCGFIDAAKEESVNTILELADLKETARLKALIVSGCLTQRYKEQLLEEMPEIDGIVGTGDFHKINDIVAEALQGKKPVRVGNPVFNYEQILPRKVATPRYTAYVKIAEGCDNNCTFCSIPIMRGKFRSRSMESILAEVKQLAEQGVKEISLIAQDSTNYGVDLYDGFKLPELMNKVSEVPGVEWVRLHYAYPGFFTEELIDMIAVNPKICKYVDMPLQHSADTILKRMRRPGRQRDSRELVRKIRARIPEVALRTSIIVGFPGETDEDFENLASFVREMKFDRLGVFTYSPEEGTAATRLPDHVPDEVKEWRANTLMEIQREVSKNVNERHVGRTLDVLVERYDGRNDVYIGRSQYDAPEIDGEVFISNCKVNIGEIAKVRITHALEFDLAGEGVL; via the coding sequence ATGACAGAACAAATCAAAATCGTAACGCTGGGCTGCGACAAAAACTTGGTGGATTCCGAGATTATGTCCGGAATAATGGATCAGTACGGGCATGAATTGGTAGAAAACGCGGAGGATGCGACCGTCATTATCGTCAATACTTGCGGCTTCATCGATGCAGCGAAGGAAGAATCGGTCAATACGATTTTGGAACTGGCAGACTTGAAGGAGACCGCCCGCCTGAAGGCGCTCATCGTCTCCGGATGTCTGACGCAGCGATACAAGGAGCAATTGTTGGAGGAAATGCCGGAAATCGACGGGATCGTCGGCACGGGGGATTTCCACAAGATTAACGATATCGTCGCTGAAGCGCTCCAAGGCAAGAAACCGGTCCGCGTTGGCAATCCGGTATTCAATTATGAGCAGATCTTGCCGCGCAAAGTCGCCACGCCGCGCTATACCGCCTATGTCAAAATCGCGGAGGGCTGCGATAACAATTGCACCTTCTGCAGCATTCCGATTATGCGGGGCAAATTCCGCAGCCGCTCGATGGAATCGATTCTGGCCGAGGTCAAGCAACTCGCGGAGCAAGGCGTCAAGGAGATCAGTCTGATTGCGCAAGACTCCACCAACTATGGCGTCGATCTGTATGACGGCTTCAAGCTGCCGGAATTAATGAACAAAGTGAGCGAAGTGCCCGGCGTCGAGTGGGTTCGCCTGCATTATGCGTATCCGGGATTTTTCACGGAAGAGCTGATCGACATGATCGCCGTGAATCCGAAGATCTGCAAATATGTCGATATGCCGCTGCAGCATAGCGCGGACACGATTCTGAAGCGGATGCGCCGGCCAGGCCGCCAGCGCGATTCCCGCGAGCTGGTTCGCAAAATCCGGGCCCGGATTCCGGAAGTGGCCCTCCGCACTTCGATTATCGTCGGCTTTCCGGGCGAGACGGACGAAGATTTTGAAAATTTGGCTTCCTTCGTCCGCGAAATGAAATTCGATCGCCTCGGCGTCTTCACTTATTCTCCGGAAGAAGGGACAGCGGCCACCAGGCTTCCGGATCATGTGCCGGATGAAGTGAAGGAATGGCGCGCGAATACGCTGATGGAGATCCAGCGCGAAGTGTCGAAGAACGTGAATGAACGCCATGTCGGCCGCACCCTGGACGTGCTGGTTGAGCGCTATGACGGCCGCAACGACGTATATATCGGACGTTCGCAGTACGATGCGCCGGAGATTGACGGCGAGGTATTCATCTCGAACTGCAAAGTGAACATCGGGGAGATCGCCAAAGTTAGAATTACGCATGCACTGGAATTTGATTTGGCCGGGGAGGGTGTCTTGTGA
- a CDS encoding RecX family transcriptional regulator produces MNKQERILTIMRVEQDRTQRGRYVLHFDSGESLNVHEDVMIKYRLLKGADIALDALDDIVRADEGNKAYVQALRHLQRKPRTRMEIIRHLSQKGYEEGIVREVVSRLEEERLVDDRAYAEQWAYERTAMHAKGRRFIEQELKQKGVPEQHIAAALTSLDPEEERDGAQRAAAKKWRQTQGETHMRKQKVIAFLLRRGYPMDLARRAAEEAAQEADAEDGF; encoded by the coding sequence ATGAACAAGCAGGAACGCATCCTGACGATCATGCGGGTGGAGCAGGATCGAACCCAGCGAGGGCGCTATGTCCTGCATTTCGACAGCGGCGAGTCCCTCAACGTGCATGAGGATGTCATGATCAAGTACCGGCTTCTGAAGGGAGCGGACATCGCTCTCGACGCGCTTGACGATATCGTGCGGGCCGATGAGGGGAACAAGGCCTATGTGCAGGCGCTGCGCCATCTGCAGCGCAAGCCGAGAACGAGGATGGAGATCATCCGCCATCTGAGCCAGAAGGGCTATGAAGAAGGAATCGTACGGGAAGTCGTCTCGCGTCTGGAGGAAGAGCGTCTGGTGGACGATCGGGCGTACGCCGAACAGTGGGCATACGAACGAACGGCAATGCATGCGAAGGGGCGCCGCTTCATTGAGCAGGAGCTGAAGCAGAAGGGCGTGCCGGAGCAGCATATCGCCGCCGCCCTTACTTCTCTCGATCCGGAGGAGGAGCGGGACGGAGCTCAGCGCGCTGCGGCCAAGAAATGGCGCCAGACGCAGGGCGAGACGCATATGCGAAAGCAAAAAGTGATTGCTTTCCTGCTACGGCGCGGCTATCCGATGGACCTGGCCCGCCGGGCTGCCGAGGAGGCGGCGCAGGAAGCCGATGCGGAGGACGGCTTCTAA